The stretch of DNA aaaatttaaactaataaaaatggaaacatctaatattttatataaaaaattctttaaaaataacCCATACtcattaaataataatcaaagctatatattttagttaaattttaacctaaaaacctaaatcactaaaaaattatatccgaattaaataaatcacaactagaaaatggattaatacagacagatttacagacagatttagtctttattatagACGGATTTTTTGTTACCGACAAAATTACCGAcagattttgtccctctgtaaaagccccgtcagaaattatttaccgacggattttttttccgtcgaaaaattaccgacagatttttaccagttacggacggattttctgtctgtaattacagacagattttcagacggattttccgtctgtaattacagagaAATTTttagacggattttctgtctgtaattacagacggattttcagacggattttttgtctgtaattacagacagattttcagACGAATTTTCCGTCtataattacagacagattttctgacaaatttttcgtctgtaatttgaactttgaaaaatcatctCACACTctgattacagacagaaaatccgtctgtaaatccatcagtaaagtaaaatagaattttttatttttctaattacaaaaataaacttattttcatacaaaataaatataaatttagtacaaattttttaatttgtattagaatatttataatatttcaaaaaataaacaaattcatcgtattatcaaactaaaagaaaagtactataaacaagcaagtcaatataattcaaaatataaacaaaatgtaTTGATCATCAACTATAATTTCCAGTATATTGTTCAACCAAACTAAAACTATCAACTATAATTTTCAGTgtcatcttcatcctcatcatcatagTCCTCATCCGAACCATACTAAAACTATACCAAGTCCATTTTTTCCCTTGCTAGTTCCCTCTCCAATGTTTTCTTCTCCTCCAGCATGATGGTGCAACTCCAAGTTACCACACATACTAACCAGTCAGATATTATATGAGAAAATGAGTTCAAGATATGCCTACTAGCAGCTCAAAAATCCGCCGTTGGTAATCACGAATGGCATTAGTAGTGGCTCGGCTTGCTAAGATGGTTTCCTCGAGTTCTTAAATAGTTGGGCTAAGCTTTTCAACTTCCAAAATCTTTTGGCGGTGTATTTTCTCTAGGATTTTGTTTTCCTCCTGTTTATGGCAGCTGTTAGTTAGCTGCATTTCAGTTCACAACAGaatgaaaaaatgagaaaggaTAGAGATTCTTACCTGACAAATCTCAATCTGTCTCAACTTCAAATGGAGCAATGATGCTGTCAATTGGGAGAGAATCCCCTCTTTACTTTAAGGGTGTGTTGGGGAATTTGGGTCTTGGAGGAAAAGatagaataataaaagggtTTCAAGAGTAAGACAGACTCCCTTTTACTCATTGAGTTGTTTCCTTCCCAACTTGTAATTGCACCTTAATTAGCTGAGACCATAACTCTTACCTGACAGATACAACAAGGCTCAAGATCTGTAGAAGACTCCGCCATAACAGACATGTATATTTGCTGTTTCATCGACTTCATAATGACATCCTCGCTCAATCCAGTGCTGACATCTCCAATTCGCTCCTCCAATGCCAACAATTCCTGCAGTTCGACTTGAAGTCAGAAGAAATCGCAGAAACATTTCCAATGTAGAGGAATAACAATCATTTGTTTTTTACCTCATAAGACGTGTTATCAACACCAAGGCGCATTTCTCTGTGCTTGTCATGCAGTTCAGCCATCCCAT from Arachis duranensis cultivar V14167 chromosome 4, aradu.V14167.gnm2.J7QH, whole genome shotgun sequence encodes:
- the LOC107482974 gene encoding E3 ubiquitin-protein ligase MBR2-like, whose translation is MSNDEKKNQICQVLIAMQRGDNLRAEDYMLFDPFIYHGMAELHDKHREMRLGVDNTSYEELLALEERIGDVSTGLSEDVIMKSMKQQIYMSVMAESSTDLEPCCICQVRVMVSAN